agTAAGGTACACACAGTGTGCAATAATTAGAATCAGTATTATGAGGTagccaaataatattttccattttctGCTATTTATTTCAAGGATAGTTCACTCGTAACCTATAGTGTGAACTATTGCTTACTCTTTCACTCGCTATTGCTTCTTTTTTCACTTAATATCGCTTACCCGcttttttacattttgaaaTTGTGAGacggatttttttgaatacgacaatttttatatatttttaaatgtaaaattaatttttttttgtaatctatTAGTTTTTGGAGAGATTTTTAACAGGCGTTCTTACCTTCTTCTCTCTCATACCTAAGTGGTCGAACAATATTATCTTTGTTACATTACAGTAATCAGAAATTTCGGCCGAggttttaccataaacaaacgaatattatcaaaaaattaaagcgtGTTTCGTTAGATTAGACAGTAGTGCATCCAATGTGCAGACTGTAGTTCGtatttagagattttttttcggagAAAAACTCAGTCAAAAATATCTGATAACCTCTGttgcaaaataatttgaaatatatctGAAAATATAACTCTTTTCTGGTTAGTCCGAGCTACTACATGTTAACTGTGTTCACTTTGATTATCAATATCTTGCTCTACAGGTGGTCaaaaattgtgattttttaaatttacatgcaGGACATCTCTCTCgatatcatttttcaattacaTGGAATTCAATAGTAAGTTGATTTTGAGTAAACTACcgtaagtaaataatttttatggtaGAAACAACTTTATATTAAAGTGCACTTTACAAAAAGTGCACGAACGATTTGAAGCTGtaactatatatgtatatacttattaTATCTTATAAAGTGTCTTCAAATTTGTACTTGTCATCTTGTAAGATAATTGGAGAAACATGTCTTGAACGCAAGTGAGTTGAAtcctgataaaataaataaaaaaaaaatgtaaataatgaaagaaaaggATAGAGAATGGATGCACACGGGACCGTTGGGCTGTATGAAAGTGGAATACGTAATTCAGGAATAGTTTGAGTAAAACTAGAGAAGAGGGTTGCTGTGAGTTGCTCACTGCGGGAATTGAAGGACGAATGAAAGAGACATATAGAGCAGGGGAAGGAGTAGCGCTGGTGGAAGATGTGGGAGAATGAAAGGGGTGAATGAAGGGCAAGCGAGGTGGTGAGACACGGGGAGGACAGGAATGGGTAACGAGCTGCGGCAATTAATATTACTGGTTTCCACAATGCGCTTGCAAATGAAAGGCCTTTGTGACGTATGATTGCGTTACCGAGTGAATAGTTGAGTAATAGCGGTCGGTGGGAGCTGCCGCCGAATCGTAGCCTCTCTATGTCGCAGTACTCAACTCTCTCACTCACTCTCTCGCCCTCAATCTGTCTCTCTCTTTCCtcttctttctttctttctttctctccCTGTTCTGCGACAGCTTTGACAGAAGCAATGTTGAGAGAGCCAATGTTCAGCTTCCGATGGGGAGATATATCGTGCGGAATTTTCGTTTGTTAACACTCATCGTGGGCTTGTTTCAAATCCAGGTTAAGTATTAATCTCTTGTACTTCGACCAAATGGTTTCCTCTTTATCAACATCTCAAAACAAATCCACTTGAACGATTTATTCTGTAGCACAGgagaaatattaattgttttacaaAAGTAAAACTGATAAATGATTAATCGGCAGAAACATGATTGAGTTATTATAActatactgaaaaatttattttcaaatacttttgcTGAAACGATGAGTTTAGCTCGATCATTGGGTATTTAGTGAATTTCTCTACGGAGAAAACAAGTTTCcacaatattataatattttatatattttagtaaaaaatgataatgcaAAGCAATAAtagcattatttttattatttattactaaatatgtagtaaaaatcacaaaatgGTAGTTGATAATAtgtttatctaaaattttcatattacaatttttataacttttttattgatattctttattggtaaaatataaatttatataaagagaATATTCAAATGTTACAAATTGCTGAGTGATGAATTTCATTATAcggtttaataattttttattgtatgaaaatatgaaaattaattaaaaatgcacATTAGATACTATATAACATGAAAAAATCACTGTCTGCatagtattttttgtaaattagaTGAATTGTATGGTATTAAGTATTCTATAGCAACTAGAAATTACTCTATAATATAGTTATACTTTCCCAAAAGCagatcgataaaattaatgattggtAAAAGTagcgtataaaaatatgtataatgtaTAGAGACTTTTGTTAAGACATTGGACCGGCAGACTGAGACTAGAATTCGTACGCGAGAGATCAGGGTTCAAATCTCGGCCAAGTcaggtttttttgaaatatcaataTCGACACCAACACTATTGCACAtgctataaataataacaatattagtAATAgcaataagaaaattataaactaataaaaatttaattttatttcattctatttcgatatagtaaaatttacgaaaCTAGATCGCAAAATTCACTACATTGGATAGAAAATTTCACTAAACATGTAGTTAAGTCTACTAATATAGTTTATAGTTATTGGCATactctaataataaaaatgactaaataggtataaataataaaattgaattttacagatatagtgaaaattacataatttcaATAACGTTTTTAAGTTaacaatatgaatttatagGGGTGTGAGAATCTCGTTAGATAACTATGCGATGCCAAATTCAAATTGAATAATGCTAATCTTAGACTAATTCGataaaatcgaataattcaaaaattttttaattattcatatcttttcgaattattcgtaagttatcgaattatttgtaacttttccAATTGCCCGATTCGAATCGAGAAAATTCTAATCAACTTTCGAATACTCAATTTTCATTTGATAGAGAGCTTAATAGTTTTCGAAgtaactaaatatatttttttcgtagatTTGTGTCTCAGCTCCGTATTtacgtaaattttcaaacaattcCAAAAGTTGCGAATTCTAATTATTCTATTGGAAGTTCGAATCAAATAATTCGACTTGATTCGATACGAAGTGTCCATCAGTTCGAATTAGTCGCACACCTATAGAACAGTaattttaactcaaattttgaaaaatttcctatatttttttctccgtgcgTCCATGTATACATTACAAATTTGCAAAGCAacaaaagatatatataattgctAATATAGACTTATAGATATCCATATATAGACGTCATATGTTGATGagggattaaaaattaaaactgataaaataaaaaacttgacaAAATATAGTTGTGACATGGCATGACATGGATCCGGTGAAATACAagtatataattcaaaatgaatAACTCATCGGATTTTGTAAAAAAGCAGATGTGAAACTCTGCATGGTTTTCACATCAAATGCGGACGAATAAATATACGGATTTGTATGTCAGCAGCAGCAGCTCGTTAAGCATCGTTAGCATATTGCACTTTTGAAAAGTCTGTTTGGTTGTTAAACTAATCTGCAAGGCTGATATATTTGCTTATACagctaaatattaatatttgtttaaaataaacaataattaagtgCGTAACTTAATGGTGGttggaaaattataaaaagctctaaaagttttaagtaattgaaaaatgtaaaataatttgcgAAATAGTGAATTTCTTTTAAGCAAAgtcaattttaatgaattgcataaaataagattttttagatttagttgttaaatgaataaataatatggagCATCGTGGGAAGATATGCAAGGAAAAGAGAGAGGTTTGTGGAGTATGAGTAATATCGCGGGAGCACTTCTAGTCTACGGGAGCAAGGGACGCAAAACGAATACTATCCCGTAAGGGGGTACGAGGGGTTAGAAGTCGATGGGTTGCTAGCAACTCGCTGGGTGTGAGAAAAAGAGAGAATGAGCGTTGGGGAAAGAGAGAAAATACGGGAAAACGAGAAAGGAAAGGTGGTACATAGGGTGGAGCACCGATCCATCAGCGTCCCTCCACCCTCGCCTTTCCGCCACTCACATTTTTCTCTACGGCCCGCGCTCCATCATTCCGCGTCACATCCGCCCTCTTTTATCCCTCTCTCTGGGTACCATGCTACCCGACCTCATCCTCTTAACTTCTATTTTCTCGTCTCTTGTTCTCTTTTCCATCGTTATTTTATCCAACCACTCCCTGGATCTCCCATGAAAAGCCACCTCATAAcgcagattaatttttatttattattgtacgtATTAGCTTTGTAGACACCAACCCTTTATTGGTAAgggaaaatttcaatgaattaaataacttttgatatACATTCAAATTTACCTGACTAGAAGTTTTCCTGATTTGCCTGAAGTACCATAGGGACCTTCTCacgttaacataaaatttgtgttgatAGAACAAACCTGACGAGTACCTTATCAAGACCACATTGAGGCTAAAGCTtattccaaattttattgttgtagtcctacaaaaaagtttttcttgtTTTGCCTGAAATACCACGAGGTTAAAAATCTCCAATCccttttagtattttatttactggtTGAAAACTAGATAAAGTAcatatcaataatatatttatgtaaagaaTTAGAATtaccatttgtggccactactccatttttggacatttaatattttattttaattaatgaaaaagtataaaataaaattcccattttaatattgagatagaagtattttaaaaattaattacatcattgtgtcttttacaaattatgtCATTTTAATTAAGTGTCCAAAACTGGCGCGAAAGTGACCAAAACGGTACCTCTACCCTACGTCAATCATTGTAGCATAGATTTTCCATTTCTTCAGCAGTTATTCTTTGgtattatagtaaataaactttttacacTAACGCGGGTCAGCGCAGTGAATAACATCAAGGATTTTGAATCGAAAGCATGCGAGTTCGAGCCCGGCATTCATCgagattttttcatcaataaaaaaaatgtttacttcTTCTGAGTAATGCTCCTAATGCATTAGGTCACATTCAGGATCTAATTCgaattttcttattcttttttcacaatttgaaattttttaaaaatactaataaagtTCCTGATAAGGATTTGATGAGGAAATCCTGGTAAATGCCAGATACGGCAATTCTTATAAAGACCTTATGGGTCATTAGGGTTGTATCCACACAGTACAGAAGGATTCGTCAAAATCAACACATATCGTGTGTAAAACGAAcgttttaaacttatttatatgttactttaacattttgcgagtgttaaaaaaagttacagaaggatatgttaaaagtaaaaattttccaagaatttttttgtgatggtcgagattatttttaatatatttcgtGTGTTGATTTGACAGTAACACTTAAAAAGTgttacttttgaataaaatgacatttttgtgttttaaaaaatcaatcgattGCGACAGTTCAAACAAGATAAACACTGTGTGTTACATTGACATAcaaaagtgttaaaaattcaacactCAGAATTTTAACACACGCTTGTTTTTACGCTTTGACGATTCGTTTTTTACTGTGCATATCAATTCCTTATCAGGACATGCCGTTCTGgactttatttgaaataacGTTAACCTGATAAGGCCCTAATTGGAACCTTATAAAAAgttctatatacatatataattctatgTATAGGTCTATGATTAGAGGCTTGTCAGAACCTCATGAAAAATTctgtatgaaaaattcaatatgtAGGTCTATGGTAAAGACCTTGTCAGgaccttataaaaaattctataaataggTTTAAGATAAAGTCCTTGTTGGAACCtcattagaaattataaatatatgattctATATGTAGGTCTACGATAAGGTCCTTGTTGAACCTCATAAGTAATTCTATGTATAGGTCTATGGTTAGGACCTTGTcagaactttataaaaaattctataaataggTCTATTATAAAGTCCTTGTTAGgaccttataaaaaattctatataaaaatccTGTATATAGATCCATATGATAAGTTCCTTGTTCGAACCTTATAAAGAATTCTATAAATAGATCTATGATAAGGTCCTTGTCAGCACcttgtaaaaaattctatattcatataattaatatcagaCTAATAccaaataaaagttattgacactatgaatgataaattattggtaatagtaatgagaaaaattaagaagttaaatttacatatcTCTTGACcgcaaaatttataaatcaattttgtaAGGAAGCTTACTCTCTTTTGTGGGGCTTAATTAGCtgtatgttttttataatgagAATCGATTAAACAAAGAAATAGAAAGAATTCAACAGTGTATCCTACATAACAAATCCAATTCATTTAAAGTTGCTACCAACTGTAACTATACTGTATAAATGAACGCGTGTGACCACTTTGTGAAAATAATGTCCTCGTCCAAGAGGGCAAGAAAAACGAAAAGATAAAAACAAGTAAAAGATCTTCTACATCGTAttcttacttttttattcttgacGGATGCTTGTAATCAGAGGGCACGAAAGGATTCCACtcagagataaaaataaagagcATTATTGAGACACCCGTGGAGATTTTGCTGTGCTTTGCGTGTCAAACGTACATTGAACTgctagttttattatttatttttttgtttttttactcaatgaatttcgatttttcgatttttaagtatttatttttacaatattaaaaGATACTTCATTcgataatacatttttaaattccattcaTGTTTAACGGAAGACATTGTATACgcgctgtaaaaaattgtcCGAGTGAACGcggagtaaataatttttttcattcattttcaCTCCTGgacttttagaaaatattaattacgaCAAAAATTCCGCAGAATGAAATTGGAGTGCAAATTGCAGAGTAAGTTACTAATTATATAttcacaataataatcaataattaaggGTGCGTGTGAATAGTTGAAACTTATGAATTATTCGAATCGAATCGAATCGAATCGAACTATTCAGTCGGAActtcaaataattcgaatttatcgtaagttttcgaattattcaaaaatttcaaaactttattttgaaccactttaaattgtaatattttttctaataattcaaattttcatcagaGGTAAACAGAGCTTAGACTCGTCtacgaaaaaattacttttggtTACTTTAAGAAACTAAGCTTTccatttttacaaaaactaaatatttaaaagctgATCAAAATGTTTTCGAGTTGAATCGagtaatttcaaaagttacgaataatttgaaaagtttcgaataattcaaaaatttgaatttcgaatgaaatagttattttaattcgaTTCGAAAATGATTCGCACactagtattaataatttttgaaaaatttagaccCGAGAATATATAATGTCTAGTAAAACAATGTGTCTTTATCTACAAATGAAGGTTTCGCTGTAGCCACTGTAATCATTAatgtaattatcattaatgtATCCACTTTATACTAATGCGTTTTATACCATCTCCTCTTGTCAGAGTTGTTACATTAGGTAcctcattattaataaagtatataatacTGCTGCTGTTGCTACTATACTTGTAATATGCGTTAAATTTCTCATATATGAATGCCAGGTGGTAGGTAGTGGGTTTCCATCCGATCATTCTCGATGGTTTAAATTATGCAATTTTTTGATCAAAGTAggttttctttatattttaatttaatactaaagtaattcatattaattcattatatCTCGAAATAATcaatcatgaaaatttttaatattttaagatgaaacatattaaagttataaaaaattataaaaacttaagGACTAAATATACGGAGAAATAAATCATAGGAATGGTTTCTAGATGATTATGATGGGAATTATCTTTCTTTAGCGTATTAAAACTGGCTTTTAGAGATTCTATaacaatatatgtattatcTGAAAGGATAACccaattaatgataataattattggtgATTTTTGTTCTTCAAAATTCATGTCAAAGGTCGAATTTCATAAATAGTGAAAACTGTTTTTTCTATTCAGCTTCCAACTTTCGGCTTCGAAAACtgatgattttcgaaaaattcggcATTGTTTTCActccaattttcgaaaattgagtttttacTAGATATTGAGGTTTATAAATTTGGTCAAATCTAAGTCTCAACAATCTCTTTTAATTCCCGCAAAGCAATATAAAGACATCGTccaacaaaaattactttatttaccaaataatatacttttttggttggagaattcaaaaacttaccaaaaataacgttttcaagctctttgagcttgaaaacagcgaGCAGTTTCGGGGTTGGCCCAGAGTATTAATTAATGCTTTACTCTGTGGATATCAAATAGAGAATATTTTTCGTCAATTCTTaagaaaagtatatatatatatatatatatggtccGTACAACGAATAAGTATAAGACCCTTGTGTGTTGACATCGGCCACGGTTCGTATGTCAAAATTCTTACATCTTGTGACTTATACTTTGCAggatatgtaaaatataattaatcataataatcatatatggaAATATCAACGTTTGTTCATAAGTTAACTGATTGTTATGTTGACATTTGTATTACAATTATCGAATTAGATATAGCTAATAGAAACAacatcattaataaaatcagtattttgaaattaactaTCCCTGACAATCTCGTTAAAGCTTTCATTCCACTTGATAAGAAATTCCTGaatgaataattactttaattggctcatcttttaaaaaatttatgcgaaTTACAGGTAACTGAGTGAATCACATAGCATAGCTAAAGACTTAATGCTTTACGAGGcgttaaaaaacaataagttGAAGTGCAAACTTTACGTTCCGATTCTTTATGAATGTTGCATccgtttgtttttttactttttttttaaatattatgactAAAAAAAGGTAGCATTAATTTTCAAGGTGAGATTGTCACTGGAAAAATCAATGACCGATGAAGAATTGTATCAATCCAAGGTACATATTATACAAAATACGCATACTAAGTTCTGCAGAGGTGAATAGAGTGGGATATATATGGCTAGATTGTTATTAATCTGGTGTCGAGTTGAGCACAAAGTTATAAAGAAGCTCAGGAAATGAAACACGAGAAACCTTCCTTCACATCTACCGCCTCTCTTTCTTGTGACACCCTTTTATTTCTAGTCTGCGTGTCTAATGTATTGCCAGACCACCATcgctttttctcttttttgcAACACACTACCCTTAGGCCCTTTACCTTCGCCCACTACACGGTTAGATAAAGATATAACAACCACAGGCATTGAGAAGAATCCTGAAATATACCCACTTGTAAAATGCTCCCATTGTATGTTGCTTGTATGGTCATTTTACTAaatatgatgataataatcttTTACAAGATGTCTTTTTCTGTACTTATTTGATTATAGTCTTAAAAATTAGGTATCGTTTTGTAAAATCAACAGTGTAAACACTGATGATAAGTTATTGCAATGTATAACAACAATCATATATTAGTATTTCTACAcgaagagaaaattatggtaacagttacaatatattatgggaatagttcctataatgcatggtaaccggtttttttgaaatgttgattataggaacggcatccatatatattatggtaaccattcctataactatgggtataattcccatatggtatcggaatagttcctatggaattatggtaatcgttgccatataactatgataatggttatcataatattatggtaatggtgaccataatattatggtaatggtgaccataatattatggtaatggtgaccataatattatggtaatggttaccatgatattatagtaaccatcaccataatatcatggttatgtttaccacaatattataggaatagttaccataatatatagggcttattcccatgCACACTTAgcaaccattacaatgtggttataggatcggttactatttgcttgtgggaactattcctatgagtatggtaatcattaccatgattcttttatatgcgatatgggaactgttaccataatgataagaattgttcccatacttacgggaacttttcccagaaagtaagGGTCtgtatcccataatcccaaataatcattaccataGCGGTACgggatgatattttataaacgtactaggatcagttatcataattttctctccgtgtactcTCTTAAAATGAACCAGTGaaattccctttttttttttactatttaattggAAATCATTATTCCGAAactttttatacaattatgtTGAAAAGTTTAAGCTATATATTATCTTCTAAACATAATCTTCTTcttgattataaattaattgttgtaAACAAGCGTAATTGTTGTTACTGCAAGAAAAATAGCTCTGaagtaaatttcaacacctaaaatttaattgaaaaacaaaacaTACTTACTTGACCATCGATCTAAAGGCTCTTTTAGAACATTCGGACCAAGTATAATTATTACCAGATTGACTAGCGTCCAGTATATAATCACTTCCACATTTTAACTCTCGATTGGTCTGTACTCCCAATCTAGAACAAGTTTAAATTACctttgagtaaaaatatcaaatctataaattatttactgaatgTCGGAAGCATACATTGATGCGATAGTTGCGGCAGCATTAATACTAAAACCCGTATTTTCCACTACGATTCCTCCTGGTGAATAGTAATCTGGATCATTGTCATTATCACAAATATACTCATTGACACTATAACCATAAAATTCGGTTCTCTTATAGCTGTCACTTATCTCGATTACTTTCCagcttaattaaataaaataaaagattattaCTTGTCGAACAAAGTGCTAGACTTTCAGTACAGAAGGATTGGTATACATACTGTGACATGAATATGAAGAAATCATACTTGAGACTTTCAAACTGACTGTCATGATCATAGAACCACTTTGTCATAGTGTTTAAAAGTGAAGGAACACGATAATAATGAGTCCCAGATAATTCATCAGCCAACATTATTCTCTcccaaatatataatttctgcaATTGATGATTgtgaacaaaattatttaataactacCGTTTAATTGGAAGATCTAAAAGTGCATATCTcaatcacttattttatgtttaatcattaactttttatgaattttgatTTAACTTTTGAAACGTTAACTAATTTTGTTCTGTTTCTTTCTTGTTTCCAGTTCAAtgatttcttattaatttttttttcaaatataccGCCTTCATGTCTTAAATGACACTCTTCATTTTCAATTCTACTGTCACGCTAGGGCTGCTGCCAGTAGTTGATGGAAcgataaaacgaaaaaaataataataatcgtaacAATAAAATTGGCAGCTAAATTCTTTGTGAATGGTAAGTTTTagcgttttttttattgattataatcaAACGAAAATGATTTAgatagtgatttttggaaggaTACTTGAGATTAAAAATACAGTGATACCCTGGCGGATTCGAAATACATTGAATTCCCGTAATTTGTCGCATTGTACAGTAATTTACGGTAATACACGGTAAGCATCCTATgctattttacttttacagTGTGTACAGTGCAATACTCTACTTGAC
The sequence above is drawn from the Microplitis demolitor isolate Queensland-Clemson2020A chromosome 3, iyMicDemo2.1a, whole genome shotgun sequence genome and encodes:
- the LOC103579971 gene encoding uncharacterized protein LOC103579971 isoform X2 produces the protein MKNVIIELIVTLVIFFSISFIDSHLIDKRSPATRGVIIGPDTPVYYLEYPHDEYLKVIRYVNKFEASPSYDYYRYPENKFNVTLFPAILVVVNWHAFEYKKLEDILNDVVTEWNKVDEYFEQLDNPKIKLTIAGVVIPTKLYIWERIMLADELSGTHYYRVPSLLNTMTKWFYDHDSQFESLKYDFFIFMSHWKVIEISDSYKRTEFYGYSVNEYICDNDNDPDYYSPGGIVVENTGFSINAAATIASILGVQTNRELKCGSDYILDASQSGNNYTWSECSKRAFRSMVNNNNYACLQQLIYNQEEDYV